One window from the genome of Methylomarinovum caldicuralii encodes:
- a CDS encoding carbon-nitrogen hydrolase family protein → MQEITAAAVQMNSNDDLRANLRQAGRWVSEAAARGARLVLLPENFAFMGRTDTDKLAIMEDEGVGPIQDFLAETAYRHNLWLVGGSVPLSCEDPGKVRAACLIYSPSGQRYYRYDKIHLFDVDLPDSHESYRESDTIASGQPLGLVNTPFGKVGITICYDIRFPEYLRRLSEQGMEILLVPAAFTATTGAAHWEILLRARAIENQCYVVAADQTGHHPGDRHTYGHSMIIDPWGKVLDRLGEEPGICCARLDPDHLERVRRAFPVLHHRRF, encoded by the coding sequence ATGCAGGAAATCACCGCCGCCGCCGTCCAGATGAACAGCAACGACGACCTTCGCGCCAATCTGCGCCAGGCTGGCCGCTGGGTCTCCGAGGCGGCCGCCCGGGGGGCGCGGCTGGTGTTGCTGCCGGAGAATTTCGCCTTCATGGGACGGACGGATACCGACAAGCTGGCGATCATGGAGGACGAGGGCGTCGGCCCGATTCAGGATTTCCTGGCCGAAACCGCCTACCGCCACAACCTGTGGCTGGTGGGCGGCAGCGTCCCCTTAAGCTGCGAGGATCCGGGCAAGGTACGGGCCGCGTGCCTGATCTACAGCCCTTCGGGCCAACGCTATTACCGCTACGACAAGATCCACCTGTTCGACGTCGATCTGCCCGACAGCCACGAAAGCTACCGCGAATCGGACACCATCGCCTCCGGTCAGCCGTTGGGGCTGGTCAACACGCCCTTCGGCAAGGTGGGCATCACCATCTGCTACGACATCCGCTTTCCGGAATACCTCCGCCGCCTCAGCGAACAGGGGATGGAAATCCTGCTGGTCCCGGCGGCCTTCACCGCCACCACCGGCGCCGCCCACTGGGAGATCCTGCTGCGCGCCCGGGCCATCGAAAACCAGTGTTACGTGGTGGCCGCCGATCAGACCGGCCATCATCCCGGCGACCGCCACACCTACGGCCACAGCATGATCATCGATCCCTGGGGGAAGGTGCTCGACCGCCTGGGGGAAGAACCGGGCATCTGTTGCGCCCGCCTCGATCCCGACCATCTGGAACGGGTCCGCCGTGCCTTTCCCGTCCTGCATCACCGCCGTTTCTGA
- the tldD gene encoding metalloprotease TldD, which translates to MTDTDVHFTLARQTLLEPAGLDLPHLEKVMGILLSSPVDLADIYLQFARSESWVLEDGIVKEGHHSIDRGFGIRAVCGDKTGFAYSDVIALDALEEAARNARAIARFPADARQALAAAGGPQNLYPAVDPLHSLTAEDKIALLQRLDGLARRSDPRVDQVVVSLAGTYEVVLIATQEGTFHADVRPLVRLGVNVILEQNGRREQGSAGGGGRTDYRYFLEAGRAEGYVAEAVRQAQVNLEAVEAPAGTMTVVLGHGWPGVLLHEAVGHGLEGDFNRKGTSAFSGRVGERVASPLCTVVDDGTLPGRRGSLNLDDEGTPTRHTVLIEKGMLKGYLQDRLNARLMGTAPTGNGRRESYAYTPLPRMTNTYMLAGEHSPEEIIASVKHGLYAKNFGGGQVDITSGKFVFSASEAYLIENGKLTRPVKGATLIGNGPDVLTRVTMVGDDLELDPGVGTCGKDGQSVPVGVGQPTLRVDGLTVGGTQPNPGA; encoded by the coding sequence ATGACCGACACTGACGTTCACTTCACCCTCGCCCGCCAGACGCTGCTCGAGCCGGCCGGCCTGGATCTGCCCCATCTGGAAAAGGTGATGGGGATCCTGCTGTCCTCGCCGGTGGACCTGGCCGACATCTATCTGCAGTTCGCCCGCTCCGAATCCTGGGTGCTGGAGGACGGCATCGTCAAGGAAGGGCATCACAGCATCGACCGGGGCTTTGGCATCCGCGCCGTCTGCGGCGACAAGACCGGCTTCGCCTACAGCGACGTCATCGCCCTCGATGCCCTGGAGGAAGCCGCCCGCAACGCCCGCGCCATCGCCCGCTTTCCGGCCGACGCCCGCCAGGCGCTCGCCGCCGCCGGCGGGCCGCAGAACCTGTATCCGGCGGTCGATCCCCTCCACTCCCTCACCGCCGAGGACAAGATCGCCCTGCTCCAGCGTCTCGACGGCCTGGCGCGGCGCAGCGACCCGCGGGTGGACCAGGTCGTCGTCAGCCTGGCCGGCACCTACGAGGTGGTCCTCATCGCCACTCAGGAAGGCACCTTCCACGCCGACGTGCGCCCGCTGGTACGCCTGGGGGTCAACGTGATCCTGGAACAGAACGGCCGCCGGGAACAGGGTTCGGCCGGCGGCGGCGGCCGCACCGATTACCGCTATTTCCTTGAGGCGGGACGGGCCGAAGGCTACGTGGCCGAAGCCGTCCGCCAGGCCCAGGTCAACCTGGAGGCCGTCGAGGCCCCCGCGGGCACCATGACGGTGGTCCTCGGCCACGGCTGGCCCGGCGTCCTGCTGCACGAGGCGGTCGGCCACGGTCTCGAGGGGGACTTCAACCGCAAAGGCACCTCGGCCTTCAGCGGCCGCGTCGGGGAACGGGTGGCCTCCCCCCTCTGCACCGTGGTGGACGACGGCACCCTGCCGGGGCGGCGCGGTTCCCTCAACCTCGACGACGAGGGCACCCCGACCCGGCACACCGTGCTGATCGAAAAGGGCATGCTCAAAGGCTATCTCCAGGACCGCCTCAACGCCCGCCTGATGGGAACGGCGCCCACCGGCAACGGCCGCCGCGAGTCCTATGCCTACACCCCACTGCCGCGCATGACCAACACCTACATGCTGGCAGGGGAACATTCTCCCGAGGAGATCATCGCCTCGGTGAAACACGGCCTCTACGCCAAGAACTTCGGCGGCGGTCAGGTGGACATCACCTCGGGCAAGTTCGTGTTCTCCGCCTCCGAGGCCTATCTGATCGAAAACGGCAAACTGACCCGCCCGGTCAAGGGGGCGACCCTGATCGGCAACGGTCCCGACGTCCTCACCCGGGTCACGATGGTGGGTGACGATCTCGAATTGGATCCCGGCGTCGGCACCTGCGGCAAGGACGGCCAGAGCGTGCCGGTGGGCGTGGGCCAGCCGACCCTGCGGGTGGACGGTCTCACCGTCGGCGGCACCCAACCGAATCCAGGAGCCTGA
- the pmbA gene encoding metalloprotease PmbA, which produces METLEAQLAPLQDTVAQVLELARRLGASGAEAGAGLSQGLAVSARMGEVETVEHHRDQSLGVTVYFGQRKGSAATSDLSPDSLRETVEAACAIARHASEDPYAGLPDPEWLARDIPDLDLDHPWPITADEAIELTVACERVALESHAEIVNSEGASLHTHRGIRVLGNTLGFLHGYPASRHSLSCAVVGKRGEQMQRDYWYTVARDPADLESPEAVGRQAAERTVARLGARPLSTRQCPVVYAAEVATGLVGHFLAAIRGGNLYRKASFLVDSLGKPVFPDFVHIHEAPHIPKGIGSAPYDNEGVATYAHDLIREGVVASYILDSYSARKLGLRSTGNAGGVHNVSVDSGSLDRSALLREMGTGLLVTELMGHGINLVTGDYSRGAAGFWVENGEIQYPVEEITIAGNLRDMFRQIEAIGCDVDRRGNIRTGSIWLKQMTVAGS; this is translated from the coding sequence ATGGAAACATTGGAAGCACAACTGGCACCCCTGCAGGACACCGTCGCCCAGGTTCTGGAACTGGCCCGCCGTCTGGGCGCCAGCGGCGCCGAAGCCGGGGCGGGCCTGAGCCAGGGGCTGGCGGTCAGCGCCCGCATGGGCGAGGTGGAAACGGTGGAACACCACCGCGACCAAAGCCTGGGGGTAACGGTTTACTTCGGCCAGCGCAAGGGCTCGGCCGCCACCTCGGATCTCAGCCCGGACTCGCTGCGGGAAACCGTCGAGGCCGCCTGCGCCATCGCCCGCCACGCCAGCGAGGACCCTTACGCCGGCCTGCCCGACCCGGAATGGCTCGCCCGCGACATTCCCGACCTGGATCTGGACCATCCTTGGCCCATTACCGCCGACGAGGCCATCGAACTGACCGTCGCCTGTGAACGGGTGGCGCTGGAAAGCCACGCGGAGATCGTCAATTCCGAGGGCGCCAGCCTGCACACCCATCGGGGCATCCGGGTGCTCGGCAACACCCTGGGATTCCTGCACGGCTATCCGGCCTCCCGCCACAGCCTCAGCTGCGCCGTGGTGGGCAAGCGCGGTGAGCAGATGCAGCGCGATTACTGGTACACGGTCGCCCGCGATCCGGCCGATCTGGAAAGCCCTGAGGCGGTGGGCCGCCAAGCCGCCGAGCGCACCGTCGCCCGCCTCGGCGCCCGTCCCCTGTCCACCCGCCAATGCCCGGTCGTCTACGCCGCCGAGGTCGCCACCGGTCTGGTCGGCCACTTCCTGGCCGCCATCCGCGGCGGCAACCTCTACCGCAAGGCTTCGTTCCTGGTGGACAGCCTGGGAAAACCGGTATTTCCGGACTTCGTCCACATCCACGAGGCACCCCACATTCCCAAAGGCATCGGCAGCGCGCCCTACGACAACGAAGGCGTGGCGACCTACGCCCACGACCTGATCCGCGAAGGCGTGGTGGCTTCCTACATCCTCGACAGTTATTCGGCCCGCAAACTGGGTCTGAGGAGCACCGGCAACGCCGGCGGGGTGCACAACGTCAGCGTCGATTCAGGCTCCCTGGACCGCAGCGCACTGCTGCGCGAGATGGGCACCGGCCTATTGGTCACCGAACTGATGGGCCACGGGATCAATCTGGTCACCGGCGACTATTCCCGGGGGGCGGCCGGCTTCTGGGTGGAGAACGGGGAAATCCAATACCCGGTGGAGGAAATCACCATCGCCGGCAACCTCCGGGACATGTTCCGCCAGATCGAAGCCATCGGCTGCGATGTGGACCGGCGCGGAAACATCCGCACCGGCTCCATCTGGCTGAAGCAAATGACCGTCGCCGGTTCATAG
- the fba gene encoding class II fructose-bisphosphate aldolase (catalyzes the reversible aldol condensation of dihydroxyacetonephosphate and glyceraldehyde 3-phosphate in the Calvin cycle, glycolysis, and/or gluconeogenesis), producing the protein MALITLRQLLDHAAENGYGVPAFNVNNMEQVHAIMEAAAEVDSPVIMQASAGARKYAGEPFLRHLILAAVEQWPDIPIVLHQDHGADPGVCARSIQSGFTSVMMDGSLMPDAKTPASYEYNVEVTSKVTEMAHACGVSVEGELGCLGSLETMQAGKEDGVGAEGKLTKEMLLTDPDQAADFVKKTKVDALAIAIGTSHGAYKFSKPPTGDILAIDRIKEIHARIPDTHLVMHGSSSVPQEWLEIINQYGGDMGQTYGVPVEEIVEGIKYGVRKVNIDTDLRMASTGAMRKFLAENPKEFDPRKIFKVATAAMKDICKARYEAFGCAGQASKIKPISLEAMYKRYESGELDPKVS; encoded by the coding sequence ATGGCACTCATTACCCTGAGACAACTACTCGATCACGCCGCCGAAAACGGTTACGGCGTGCCGGCGTTCAACGTCAACAACATGGAACAGGTCCACGCCATCATGGAGGCGGCCGCCGAGGTGGACAGCCCGGTGATCATGCAGGCATCCGCCGGGGCTCGCAAGTACGCCGGTGAGCCGTTCCTGCGTCACCTGATCCTGGCGGCGGTGGAGCAGTGGCCGGACATTCCCATTGTGCTGCATCAGGACCACGGGGCCGATCCCGGGGTGTGCGCCCGTTCGATCCAGTCCGGCTTCACCTCGGTGATGATGGACGGCTCCCTGATGCCCGATGCCAAGACGCCGGCCAGCTATGAGTACAACGTCGAGGTCACTTCCAAGGTGACCGAGATGGCCCATGCCTGCGGCGTGTCGGTGGAAGGCGAGCTGGGCTGTCTGGGCTCCCTGGAAACCATGCAGGCCGGCAAGGAAGACGGTGTCGGCGCCGAAGGCAAGCTGACCAAGGAAATGCTGCTGACCGACCCGGACCAGGCGGCCGACTTCGTCAAGAAGACCAAGGTGGACGCCTTGGCCATCGCCATCGGCACCAGCCACGGCGCCTACAAGTTCTCCAAACCGCCCACAGGCGACATTCTCGCCATCGACCGCATCAAGGAGATCCACGCCCGCATCCCGGATACCCACCTGGTGATGCACGGCTCCTCCTCGGTGCCCCAGGAGTGGCTCGAGATCATCAACCAGTACGGCGGCGACATGGGCCAGACCTACGGGGTGCCGGTGGAAGAAATCGTCGAGGGCATCAAGTACGGGGTACGCAAGGTCAACATCGACACCGACCTGCGCATGGCCTCCACCGGGGCGATGCGCAAGTTCCTGGCGGAAAATCCCAAGGAGTTCGACCCGCGCAAGATCTTCAAGGTCGCCACCGCGGCCATGAAGGACATCTGCAAGGCCCGTTACGAGGCCTTCGGCTGTGCTGGCCAGGCTTCCAAGATCAAGCCGATCTCCCTGGAAGCGATGTACAAGCGCTACGAATCCGGCGAGCTGGACCCCAAGGTCAGCTGA
- the fba gene encoding class II fructose-bisphosphate aldolase (catalyzes the reversible aldol condensation of dihydroxyacetonephosphate and glyceraldehyde 3-phosphate in the Calvin cycle, glycolysis, and/or gluconeogenesis), whose amino-acid sequence MALITLRQLLDHAAENGYGVPSFNINNMEQVHAIMEAAAEVDSPVILQVSAGARKYAGAYFIRHLVQAAVEQWPDIPIVLHQDHGADPGVCARSIQSGFTSVMMDGSLMPDMKTPSTYEYNVEVTSKVTEMAHACGVSVEGELGCLGSLEKGVTDKGEAIDKEKLLTDPEQAADFVKKTKVDALAVAIGTSHGAYKFTKPPTGEILAIDRIKEIHARIPDTHLVMHGSSSVPQEWVEIINQYGGDIGTPYGVPVEEIVEGIKHGVRKVNIDTDLRLASTGAMRKFLAENPKQFDPRKIFAAATAAMKDICKARYEAFGCAGQASKIKPISLEEMYKRYASGELDPRIN is encoded by the coding sequence ATGGCACTCATCACGCTGAGACAATTGCTGGATCATGCCGCCGAAAACGGTTACGGCGTGCCATCCTTCAACATCAACAACATGGAGCAGGTCCACGCCATCATGGAAGCGGCCGCCGAGGTGGACAGCCCGGTGATTCTCCAGGTATCCGCCGGCGCCCGCAAATACGCCGGTGCCTACTTTATCCGCCACCTGGTGCAGGCGGCGGTGGAGCAGTGGCCGGACATTCCCATCGTGCTGCATCAGGACCACGGGGCCGATCCCGGGGTGTGCGCCCGTTCGATCCAGTCCGGCTTCACCTCGGTGATGATGGATGGCTCCCTGATGCCGGACATGAAGACCCCCTCCACCTACGAGTACAACGTCGAGGTCACTTCCAAGGTGACCGAGATGGCCCACGCCTGCGGCGTGTCGGTGGAAGGGGAGCTGGGCTGCCTGGGATCGCTGGAGAAGGGCGTCACCGACAAGGGTGAGGCCATCGACAAGGAAAAGCTGCTGACCGATCCGGAGCAGGCCGCCGACTTCGTCAAGAAGACCAAGGTGGACGCGCTGGCGGTGGCCATCGGCACCAGCCACGGCGCCTACAAGTTCACCAAGCCGCCCACAGGGGAGATCCTCGCTATCGACCGCATCAAGGAGATCCACGCCCGCATCCCCGACACCCACCTGGTGATGCACGGTTCCTCTTCGGTACCCCAGGAGTGGGTCGAGATCATCAACCAGTACGGCGGCGACATCGGTACGCCTTACGGGGTGCCGGTGGAGGAAATCGTCGAGGGCATCAAGCACGGGGTGCGCAAGGTCAACATCGACACCGACCTGCGCCTGGCCTCCACCGGGGCGATGCGCAAGTTCCTGGCCGAGAACCCGAAACAGTTCGACCCGCGCAAGATCTTCGCCGCGGCCACCGCGGCCATGAAGGACATCTGCAAGGCCCGTTACGAGGCCTTCGGCTGCGCCGGCCAGGCTTCCAAGATCAAGCCGATCTCCCTGGAAGAGATGTACAAGCGCTACGCATCCGGCGAGCTGGATCCGCGCATCAACTGA